AAGTATATATTGAATACTAAAATTATGTTGttgttcatgttttttttttatcggaaagataaattacaccattTAAGAATTGATCCCTGTACTTTTCCGTCCTCAACCTATTTGTGTTTGTTGTCCAATTAAAATCTCATATAGTCACTATTTTAATTACTCTCTTGTTCATATTTGTAAatcatttttataaaattttataaaattaaggaAAAGAGATTCTAAATGACCAATTGACCATAGATAAAGTTTTGGTTAAATTATCTTAATCCAAATTGAACCAATGATATTTAACATAAGTGATAACATATGAAATTTTTAGCttacttattttaaatattaatggtCTATGTAGGATTAGAATAATTTAACCCCAACTATGCCTATATGAGCATTTAAACAAccaattaagaaaaatagaatTTATTATTAACTTTCTTAAATTACACttacaaatataataaatttcttTCGCTAGTTTAATTATCTGCTTAATTTCTTATGAATTTCTCTCTCAAAATTAACAACTTTTCAAAACTGAACCATCTctttaaatttaaatgagtgtaaatttgaaaataaaatatttaaagctCCCTCTTTTGCTTTTGTACTGGTTGGGGCACCCATTGTGCCCCCTATTTAATATTACCTCcattccttattaactgtcaaTTTTGCTGAAAgaaattatttttatctatCTGTCCATTTATCATTTGAAGAgagaattaaataatattttcctAATACTTCCCTTGTAGaagaaataaatgaagaaaaataatacACATTCTAGAAAGTAAaagaggaaaataaataataattttataaaaattaacacaattaattatactccttaatatgtgtgttttttCTCTATCCGGACAATTAAATATTAACTGATGTAGTATATTCATTTGGATTGGGCGAGACCcctgggtccctcgcccaggagacttgATCCTGGGCGGGGGACGCACCATGACCTTCGGCcacccttcccgaggcccaactggcccatctTAATAGGAAGGAGACGCcgaagcccaactccacctctataaataggagggaaataccaattgtaaagaactcttagctcatttgaataataagagcattgaaattcagctacattctctctctctctaagtggttagagcttctctctctaagcattctcatcaccttcctcatactttgggtactaccttccctctctatgttctagcacggaacatttggcgccgtctgtggggatcggtagatttcgattcccggactacgtggatcctGATTCGATGGAGTGAAGCTCGTTTTTCTGTGCGATTTCTCTCCAGTTTTTCTTGATGGATCGCGATTTGATTCCCGCGCAATTCGCAATTTGATTTCGAGAAGTTCAAGTTTCCGTGAAAACTGGTGCGATTCAGAGGCAAGTGGTTGAATTCTCGGTTCGTCGACAGAGCCGGATGGAGCCATCTCACCGACGACGAGGCAAGGAACCAGAGCGAAGTTGGATAGACATCGTTGTGCAGAAGCACGTCGAGTGTTAAGTGGCGACTTGAAGATGCAAAATGAGTGTTTACAGGAGCAGTTGAGTTACTATCACCTCCGGTAGTGgaatcaagaggaggaggaagctgaGGCTGCGAACCAAGCCTTTCTCGGCGGCAGTACGAGAGGTGACAGTACCGGACGGCATGACGAGCCTCGTGTTGGAGGCGTACGACGGACAAACCAGTCCAAAGAATCATCTGTCTCGTTTTGAGGCGAAGATGGTGAAGTACGCGGTTTCCGACGCTGTGAAATGCAGGATGCTTCCATCAACGTTTCGAGGCGTGGCAAAGAAATGGTTCACGAATCTGCCTCCAGGATCCATAGCTAAGTTCAGtgatttctcatcaaaattccttgaCCACTTCTCTGCAAGGACGGTCGAGGATCTGTTTGATACTCGGCAGGTGGAACGTGAAACCTTGAAACAATATGTGAAACGATACAGTGCCATATCCGCGAGGTTCGAGGAATTGCAGCCACGCGCGTGCGTGTGTGCTTTCAAAGGCGGTTTGGCCCGGGGAGAATTTTATTGCGAGCTGAGTAGGGAGCTGACATGCTCAATGATGGAAGTCCGCGCCCGAGCGCTGTACTATATCTTAAAAGAGTATATTGAAGCACACAAGAGGAAAGGCGAGCGAGCAGCAAAGGTAACTCTGGCAAGGGAAAAGGTACAGGACAAGGAAACGAGTCGCAAGCACAGGTTTGGACAAGCTGGCCGATTCATAAAGAAGAATAAAGGGAAATTACTCTTACTCCGCCCGAGAATGGGGGATAGGACACACTGGTGCTCGCGCCGAGAAGCGAGGGTAGGCCAGCGAACGAGGTCGCAGGGATGCTCAAACAAGGAGCTAGCAAAGTTACTTCTCGAGGCAAAAATTGAGGACATGAACAGAGTCGGCGAGCGCACAAAGGACCCCAGAAGCGAGGTGGAGAGTCCGTTgaggtggtgtgagtaccacaactTAGAGGGCCATAACACCACCGACTGTTTCATGCTGAAGGGTCAAATCAGGCGGTTGATCGGGGCGAGACGTTCGCAAGCGGCGAAGGGAAAGAAATTTGAAGAAGTTGACAGCGGCGAGGGCAAAGGAACGGTTGAAGCAACGAACACGATCGCTGGAGGTTTCGAAGTTCGCAACGACGTATCGGCGGCGGGCCGGGAGACAGTGGGGGCGACAGCATCGGTACAGGTGTATCCAGAACCATTTGGGTGCCCACATCCAGACATAGTGATATCGACCGCAGATTTCGAGGGAATCAAGGCCCATACGGACGATCCGGTagtggtaatggtaagaataAAAGGTTTCAATGTACAGAGGGTGCTTTTAGACCAGGGCAGCTCGGCGGATATAATCTATGAGGACGCATTCAGACAGATGGGGTTGACAGACAAGGATTTAAAGCCATACGCGGGAAGTTTGGTAGGTTTCTCCGGGAAACAAGTTCAGGTACGTGGCTACGTAGAGTTGGATACAGTTTTCGGAGTGGGCGAGGATAAAATATCTGGTCCTACAAGTCGCGGCAGCTAATAACGTCATCATAGGGCGAGGTACCTTAAATCGCCTCCATGCATTGATATCTACGACCCACCTTGCAGTAAAATATCCCCTACTTTGCGGGAGGATAGGAAAACTGGCAATAGACCAAAAGGAGGCAAGGAAGT
This portion of the Lotus japonicus ecotype B-129 chromosome 3, LjGifu_v1.2 genome encodes:
- the LOC130744064 gene encoding uncharacterized protein LOC130744064 translates to MTSLVLEAYDGQTSPKNHLSRFEAKMVKYAVSDAVKCRMLPSTFRGVAKKWFTNLPPGSIAKFSDFSSKFLDHFSARTVEDLFDTRQVERETLKQYVKRYSAISARFEELQPRACVCAFKGGLARGEFYCELSRELTCSMMEVRARALYYILKEYIEAHKRKGERAAKVTLAREKVQDKETSRKHRFGQAGRFIKKNKGKLLLLRPRMGDRTHWCSRREARVGQRTRSQGCSNKELAKLLLEAKIEDMNRVGERTKDPRSEVESPLRWCEYHNLEGHNTTDCFMLKGQIRRLIGARRSQAAKGKKFEEVDSGEGKGTVEATNTIAGGFEVRNDVSAAGRETVGATASVQVYPEPFGCPHPDIVISTADFEGIKAHTDDPVVVMVRIKGFNVQRVLLDQGSSADIIYEDAFRQMGLTDKDLKPYAGSLVGFSGKQVQVRGYVELDTVFGVGEDKISGPTSRGS